Proteins found in one Lutimonas zeaxanthinifaciens genomic segment:
- a CDS encoding T9SS type A sorting domain-containing protein, whose protein sequence is MNFSLKKSLLFISISIFPIILIGQSFNQGNTVFEGAAGFGANWTFSEDYEVIVVTNLNSSGPGSLKDAVESRTSRRAKIIVFNGLSGTIVSNSIIRTPRNHQIYIAGQTSKNGILIRGSRDFPGPIIQIRGGDGIIIRGLTLAIGATSNNNHVGDNISVDGGRNILIDHCTVLWSSDENIGAWYDPENVTIQNSIIAEALMYSTHEYTTDSRHSQYRSPHSMGSLVGDRADKFTYYNNLFANNNQRNPLINSRRGTFEIVNNVMFNHGSFGMIISSPSDVNFINNYAFKNNDINLSRYDILLTDSEANAFARGNINTHRNSANQDEWDAIGGVAPYTSRASSRQLSSQAFNTPLRNIPTIDHQRLIGNILGEGGVGTFSRNDAEKRVINYVTDKSGGRLIDDPSEVGGYPRIPSGTIILDSNNNGIPDGEEGVWGDDTFGYINKGIFNQPPTPEITADAGEDQSICQGQSATLTASGGSTYLWSNGETTQSITVNPDETNTYSVTVSEGNASDTDEVIVNVNPLPVAGAGANMTIEAGQSVTLSASGEGNYLWSTGETTQSITVSPNSTTTYEVTVSNGNCEDKDTVRVTVNQPPTPEITADAGEDQSICQGQSATLTASGGSTYLWSNGETTQSITVNPDETNTYSVTVSEGNASDTDEVIVNVNPLPVAGAGANMTIEAGQSVTLSASGEGNYLWSTGETTQSITVSPNSTTTYEVTVSNGNCEDKDTVRVTVNQPPTPEITADAGEDQSICQGQSATLTASGGSTYLWSNGETTQSITVNPDETNTYSVTVSEGNASDTDEVIVNVNPLPVAGAGANMTIEAGQSVTLSASGEGNYLWSTGETTQSITVSPNSTTTYEVTVSNGNCEDKDTVRVTVNQPPTPEITADAGEDQSICQGQSATLTASGGSTYLWSNGETTQSITVNPDETNTYSVTVSEGNASDTDEVIVNVNPLPVAGAGANMTIEAGQSVTLSASGEGNYLWSTGETTQSITVSPNSTTTYEVTVSNGNCEDKDTVRVTVNQPPTPEITADAGEDQSICQGQSATLTASGGSTYLWSNGETTQSITVNPDETNTYSVTVSEGNASDTDEVIVNVNPLPVAGAGANMTIEAGQSVTLSASGEGNYLWSTGETTQSITVSPNSTTTYEVTVSNGNCEDKDTVRVTVNQPPTPEITADAGEDQSICQGQSATLTASGGSTYLWSNGETTQSITVNPDETNTYSVTVSEGNASDTDEVIVNVNPLPVAGAGANMTIEAGQSVTLSASGEGNYLWSTGETTQSITVSPNSTTTYEVTVSNGNCEDKDTVRVTVNQPPTPEITADAGEDQSICQGQSITLNAPQGENYIWTTGDFSNSITISPKRTTAYTLTYTRNELQYTIQTLITVKNCESNDEEFNNGNEQNLTNESIVKNLNNNKENIIEQSLELKIYPNPTNGIINLHSSKLGNNYKLLIYNLNGQMIHSSPIYKENQIINEQFDFSNYPKGIYIIKLFNLLDTHSRKIIVI, encoded by the coding sequence ATGAATTTTTCGCTAAAAAAGTCACTTCTTTTTATTAGTATCAGTATATTTCCAATAATACTAATTGGGCAATCTTTTAATCAAGGAAATACGGTATTCGAGGGTGCTGCTGGATTTGGTGCAAATTGGACTTTTAGTGAAGATTATGAAGTAATCGTGGTTACAAATTTAAACAGCTCCGGTCCTGGGAGTCTTAAAGATGCTGTTGAATCAAGAACTTCACGTCGAGCTAAAATAATTGTTTTCAATGGCTTAAGCGGTACAATAGTTTCGAATTCTATTATAAGAACTCCGAGAAATCATCAAATCTATATTGCAGGTCAAACATCGAAAAATGGAATTTTAATTCGCGGATCCAGAGACTTTCCCGGTCCAATAATTCAAATTCGAGGAGGAGATGGTATTATAATTCGAGGTCTAACATTGGCCATTGGAGCAACTAGTAACAATAACCATGTCGGGGATAACATATCAGTTGATGGAGGAAGAAATATTCTAATCGATCATTGTACGGTCCTATGGAGCTCTGATGAGAATATAGGAGCATGGTATGATCCCGAAAATGTAACTATCCAAAACAGCATCATAGCTGAAGCTTTAATGTACTCAACCCACGAATACACAACTGATTCTAGACATTCTCAGTATAGATCTCCTCATAGTATGGGTTCTTTAGTTGGCGATCGAGCTGATAAATTTACTTATTATAACAATTTGTTTGCAAATAATAATCAAAGGAATCCTCTTATAAATAGTAGAAGAGGAACTTTTGAAATCGTCAATAATGTCATGTTTAATCATGGTTCTTTTGGAATGATTATAAGTTCTCCTTCAGATGTAAATTTTATCAATAATTACGCCTTTAAAAATAATGATATTAACCTTTCTAGATATGATATTTTGCTCACTGATTCTGAAGCTAATGCATTTGCACGGGGGAATATAAATACTCACAGAAACTCGGCAAATCAAGATGAATGGGATGCGATTGGAGGAGTTGCCCCTTATACATCAAGGGCTTCTTCCAGACAGCTTTCTTCTCAAGCATTTAACACTCCACTTAGAAATATTCCAACTATTGATCATCAAAGATTGATCGGTAATATTCTTGGCGAAGGTGGTGTAGGAACATTTTCAAGAAACGATGCGGAAAAAAGAGTCATAAATTATGTTACGGATAAATCTGGAGGTAGACTGATAGATGACCCGAGCGAAGTTGGTGGCTATCCTCGTATTCCTTCAGGAACAATTATATTGGATTCAAATAATAATGGGATTCCTGATGGCGAAGAAGGAGTTTGGGGGGACGATACTTTCGGTTATATAAACAAAGGTATATTTAACCAACCTCCTACTCCTGAGATAACTGCTGATGCCGGTGAGGATCAATCAATCTGCCAAGGTCAAAGCGCTACACTTACTGCCTCTGGTGGTTCAACATATCTTTGGAGCAATGGGGAAACTACTCAAAGCATTACCGTTAACCCTGATGAAACCAATACCTATTCTGTTACTGTGTCTGAAGGAAATGCTTCTGATACCGATGAAGTAATTGTAAATGTAAATCCATTACCCGTTGCAGGGGCTGGAGCCAATATGACAATTGAAGCTGGACAAAGTGTTACTCTATCTGCCTCGGGTGAAGGTAATTACCTTTGGAGTACAGGGGAAACTACTCAAAGTATAACTGTAAGCCCTAACTCTACAACAACCTATGAAGTAACTGTATCAAACGGAAACTGTGAAGATAAAGACACCGTAAGGGTTACCGTTAACCAACCTCCTACTCCTGAGATAACTGCTGATGCCGGTGAGGATCAATCAATCTGCCAAGGTCAAAGCGCTACACTTACTGCCTCTGGTGGTTCAACATATCTTTGGAGCAATGGGGAAACTACTCAAAGCATTACCGTTAACCCTGATGAAACCAATACCTATTCTGTTACTGTGTCTGAAGGAAATGCTTCTGATACCGATGAAGTAATTGTAAATGTAAATCCATTACCCGTTGCAGGGGCTGGAGCCAATATGACAATTGAAGCTGGACAAAGTGTTACTCTATCTGCCTCGGGTGAAGGTAATTACCTTTGGAGTACAGGGGAAACTACTCAAAGTATAACTGTAAGCCCTAACTCTACAACAACCTATGAAGTAACTGTATCAAACGGAAACTGTGAAGATAAAGACACCGTAAGGGTTACCGTTAACCAACCTCCTACTCCTGAGATAACTGCTGATGCCGGTGAGGATCAATCAATCTGCCAAGGTCAAAGCGCTACACTTACTGCCTCTGGTGGTTCAACATATCTTTGGAGCAATGGGGAAACTACTCAAAGCATTACCGTTAACCCTGATGAAACCAATACCTATTCTGTTACTGTGTCTGAAGGAAATGCTTCTGATACCGATGAAGTAATTGTAAATGTAAATCCATTACCCGTTGCAGGGGCTGGAGCCAATATGACAATTGAAGCTGGACAAAGTGTTACTCTATCTGCCTCGGGTGAAGGTAATTACCTTTGGAGTACAGGGGAAACTACTCAAAGTATAACTGTAAGCCCTAACTCTACAACAACCTATGAAGTAACTGTATCAAACGGAAACTGTGAAGATAAAGACACCGTAAGGGTTACCGTTAACCAACCTCCTACTCCTGAGATAACTGCTGATGCCGGTGAGGATCAATCAATCTGCCAAGGTCAAAGCGCTACACTTACTGCCTCTGGTGGTTCAACATATCTTTGGAGCAATGGGGAAACTACTCAAAGCATTACCGTTAACCCTGATGAAACCAATACCTATTCTGTTACTGTGTCTGAAGGAAATGCTTCTGATACCGATGAAGTAATTGTAAATGTAAATCCATTACCCGTTGCAGGGGCTGGAGCCAATATGACAATTGAAGCTGGACAAAGTGTTACTCTATCTGCCTCGGGTGAAGGTAATTACCTTTGGAGTACAGGGGAAACTACTCAAAGTATAACTGTAAGCCCTAACTCTACAACAACCTATGAAGTAACTGTATCAAACGGAAACTGTGAAGATAAAGACACCGTAAGGGTTACCGTTAACCAACCTCCTACTCCTGAGATAACTGCTGATGCCGGTGAGGATCAATCAATCTGCCAAGGTCAAAGCGCTACACTTACTGCCTCTGGTGGTTCAACATATCTTTGGAGCAATGGGGAAACTACTCAAAGCATTACCGTTAACCCTGATGAAACCAATACCTATTCTGTTACTGTGTCTGAAGGAAATGCTTCTGATACCGATGAAGTAATTGTAAATGTAAATCCATTACCCGTTGCAGGGGCTGGAGCCAATATGACAATTGAAGCTGGACAAAGTGTTACTCTATCTGCCTCGGGTGAAGGTAATTACCTTTGGAGTACAGGGGAAACTACTCAAAGTATAACTGTAAGCCCTAACTCTACAACAACCTATGAAGTAACTGTATCAAACGGAAACTGTGAAGATAAAGACACCGTAAGGGTTACCGTTAACCAACCTCCTACTCCTGAGATAACTGCTGATGCCGGTGAGGATCAATCAATCTGCCAAGGTCAAAGCGCTACACTTACTGCCTCTGGTGGTTCAACATATCTTTGGAGCAATGGGGAAACTACTCAAAGCATTACCGTTAACCCTGATGAAACCAATACCTATTCTGTTACTGTGTCTGAAGGAAATGCTTCTGATACCGATGAAGTAATTGTAAATGTAAATCCATTACCCGTTGCAGGGGCTGGAGCCAATATGACAATTGAAGCTGGACAAAGTGTTACTCTATCTGCCTCGGGTGAAGGTAATTACCTTTGGAGTACAGGGGAAACTACTCAAAGTATAACTGTAAGCCCTAACTCTACAACAACCTATGAAGTAACTGTATCAAACGGAAACTGTGAAGATAAAGACACCGTAAGGGTTACCGTTAACCAACCTCCTACTCCTGAGATAACTGCTGATGCCGGTGAGGATCAATCAATCTGCCAAGGTCAAAGCATCACATTAAACGCTCCGCAGGGAGAAAATTATATATGGACTACAGGAGATTTTTCCAATAGTATAACAATAAGTCCAAAAAGAACAACTGCCTATACATTAACTTACACTAGAAATGAACTTCAATATACAATTCAAACTTTGATTACAGTAAAAAACTGTGAATCAAATGATGAAGAATTCAACAATGGAAACGAACAGAACCTGACCAATGAATCTATAGTAAAAAATTTAAATAATAATAAAGAAAATATTATAGAGCAATCTCTAGAACTTAAAATTTACCCAAATCCAACAAATGGAATTATTAATCTTCATTCGAGTAAATTAGGTAATAATTATAAACTTCTAATATATAATTTAAATGGTCAAATGATTCATTCCAGTCCAATATATAAAGAAAACCAAATTATTAATGAGCAATTTGATTTTTCAAATTATCCAAAAGGAATTTACATTATTAAACTATTTAATTTACTTGACACACATTCAAGAAAAATAATAGTTATATAG
- the nadE gene encoding NAD(+) synthase, producing the protein MNNNERKKFSRDILKIEDIEFVSNKIVEKLKNDVKSQLNRRGAIVGISGGIDSSVVLALSVKAFGSKRVLGIMLPEQDSSDDSEMLAKKLADKFNVNTLVENITSALDGFGCYERRDEAISNVITDFDPVADKAKIEIKQNINENIPAIFSITIIKPDGKVVSKLLPAKEYLKIVASTNFKQRSRACMLYYHAECLHYAVIGTPNKHEVEQGFFVKHGDGAADVMPIAGLYKTQVYQLAKYLGVPQEIIDRTPTTDTYTAEQTQEDFFYQMPFEEMDLIWYGWENGYSEEEVAPVMGKTVTEIKNIYKNFERKRKTTDYLRMRPIF; encoded by the coding sequence ATGAACAATAATGAACGTAAAAAATTTTCTCGGGATATATTAAAAATCGAGGATATTGAATTCGTAAGTAATAAAATAGTTGAAAAATTAAAAAATGATGTAAAAAGTCAACTGAATCGTAGAGGTGCTATTGTAGGTATTAGTGGTGGTATTGATTCTTCCGTGGTATTAGCCCTTTCTGTCAAAGCATTTGGTTCAAAAAGAGTACTAGGGATTATGTTACCTGAACAAGATTCCAGTGATGACAGTGAAATGCTGGCAAAGAAACTGGCAGATAAATTTAATGTCAATACGTTAGTAGAGAATATAACATCAGCTTTAGATGGTTTTGGTTGCTATGAAAGAAGAGATGAAGCGATTTCAAATGTTATTACTGATTTTGACCCAGTAGCTGATAAAGCTAAGATTGAAATTAAGCAAAACATTAATGAAAATATTCCGGCAATTTTTTCTATAACTATCATCAAACCAGATGGGAAGGTGGTAAGTAAATTGTTACCGGCTAAAGAATATTTGAAAATTGTTGCTTCGACCAATTTTAAGCAAAGAAGTAGAGCCTGTATGTTATATTATCATGCAGAATGCCTACATTATGCCGTAATTGGAACGCCAAATAAGCATGAAGTAGAGCAAGGTTTTTTTGTAAAACATGGCGATGGTGCTGCTGATGTCATGCCGATTGCTGGCTTATATAAAACTCAAGTATATCAATTAGCCAAATATTTAGGTGTTCCGCAGGAAATTATTGATAGAACTCCCACAACAGATACATATACCGCCGAGCAGACCCAAGAAGATTTCTTTTATCAAATGCCTTTTGAAGAGATGGATTTAATTTGGTATGGTTGGGAAAATGGATATTCCGAGGAAGAGGTTGCTCCAGTAATGGGAAAAACAGTTACGGAAATTAAAAACATATATAAAAATTTTGAAAGAAAGAGAAAAACTACTGATTATTTGAGGATGAGGCCAATTTTTTAA
- a CDS encoding glycosyltransferase family 4 protein, whose product MKNQFYSALYPEDGNMLLFLLFQFFVSFLITILITPKLIRLVVNKNIGDKPNERSSHKNITPTLGGIAFFISLTIGILMFSLLNTWLPLYLFLMGLSVLFITGLIDDIRVLSAKAKLIAQILAISIVLIGIDLDSISLHGFMGFEEIPSFFKFILIYGTFIIITNAINLIDGIDGLAALLGIIILGIFTFFFFNLGSISNMILSVVLMGSLSAFLFFNLSKKRKIFMGDTGSMIIGFVISYLTINFLSLSNADLGSIGVSPQNAVYFLIGMLFIPLLDVVRVFTLRIMKGLNPFKPDRTHIHHVLIDCGLSHAKSSLIISVLAILNVGIIFTLGMNSDVNIFVVIMLISAVMLQVISFLKNNAGIFNKGISLTDGTHKMIEYFLKSLKEGASVVFRSLF is encoded by the coding sequence ATGAAAAATCAATTTTATTCCGCTTTGTATCCAGAAGATGGCAACATGCTTCTCTTTCTTCTGTTTCAGTTTTTCGTTTCATTTTTAATTACCATTTTAATTACTCCGAAGTTAATTAGACTTGTTGTAAATAAGAATATTGGGGATAAACCTAATGAAAGAAGTTCTCACAAAAATATAACTCCTACTTTAGGAGGTATAGCGTTTTTCATTTCGTTAACAATTGGTATTTTAATGTTTTCCTTGTTAAATACTTGGTTACCGTTATATTTATTTCTAATGGGATTAAGTGTTTTGTTCATAACTGGGTTAATAGATGATATAAGGGTTCTATCGGCCAAGGCAAAATTGATTGCTCAGATTCTTGCAATATCAATTGTTTTAATTGGAATAGATTTGGATTCAATTAGCCTTCATGGTTTTATGGGATTTGAAGAGATTCCATCTTTTTTTAAATTTATCTTGATTTATGGTACTTTTATTATTATCACCAATGCAATAAATTTAATTGATGGTATAGATGGTTTGGCAGCACTACTTGGAATCATTATCTTAGGTATTTTTACGTTTTTCTTTTTCAATTTAGGATCCATATCAAATATGATTTTAAGTGTGGTTTTAATGGGTTCGTTATCAGCTTTTTTGTTTTTTAATTTATCGAAAAAAAGAAAAATATTTATGGGCGATACTGGAAGTATGATAATTGGTTTTGTTATTTCCTATTTGACAATTAACTTTTTGTCCTTGTCTAATGCAGATCTTGGTTCAATTGGTGTCAGCCCTCAAAATGCAGTTTACTTTCTGATAGGAATGTTGTTTATACCACTACTAGATGTCGTCCGTGTTTTTACTTTGAGAATTATGAAAGGATTAAATCCATTTAAGCCAGATCGAACACATATACATCATGTTTTAATTGATTGTGGATTGTCTCATGCAAAATCCAGTTTGATTATTTCAGTTTTAGCAATTTTGAATGTTGGTATTATTTTTACACTTGGTATGAATAGTGATGTAAATATTTTTGTCGTAATTATGTTGATTTCCGCTGTAATGTTGCAAGTGATCAGTTTTTTGAAGAATAACGCAGGGATTTTTAATAAAGGAATTTCGTTAACAGATGGAACTCATAAGATGATAGAATATTTTCTTAAATCATTGAAAGAAGGAGCGTCGGTCGTGTTTCGAAGTCTATTTTAA
- a CDS encoding acyl carrier protein → MNLKQEIKEYIIEASLSDFDKIKDETLIFDNGLLDSMGLLFLIEFLNEKYKIEVNDQELNPKNFESVNNIAEFVEGKL, encoded by the coding sequence ATGAATTTAAAACAAGAAATCAAAGAATACATTATCGAAGCTTCTCTATCGGATTTTGACAAGATTAAAGATGAAACTTTAATTTTTGATAATGGATTATTAGATTCAATGGGATTGTTATTTCTAATTGAATTTCTTAATGAAAAATATAAAATAGAAGTTAACGATCAAGAGCTAAATCCAAAAAATTTTGAATCTGTCAATAATATTGCTGAATTTGTTGAAGGGAAGCTTTAG
- a CDS encoding AMP-binding protein, protein MNLFDYLFEDTKDLEKDFVIGNGEIISYSLLYDKSLKFASYLIDKVGTNQNIIIISQNSINLIIAYLGILKSGNVIVPLDYSLEQENFNFISSSINCSLLICSSKVSKNLDLNNIDYLIEDELINLIADQEIRKFQNDFVSDRLAEIIFTSGSTGKPKGVMLSHQNIISNTDSILKYLRLNRDDIVLVVLPFYYCFGLSLLHSHLKVGGQIVLNNSFMFLSTVINDLKEFNCTSFSGVPSHYQMLLKKSKTFKNCSFPSLKYVTQAGGKLHDNFIREFVENFTGVKFFVMYGQTEATARLSYLEPELVIKKIGSIGRAIPGVTLKVVDKNLQEVEKGEVGQIIAKGKNIMKGYFKDPQSTDLSLRDGWLITGDLARVDGEGFIYIVGREKEIIKVGGKRVSPKEIESVIMKVSGVIDCSIEAIDDDVLSEGIKAVVVRDKNVNDQNLKRAILRRCKTELSIYKIPKVFEFTDVLITKVSGKK, encoded by the coding sequence GTGAACTTATTTGATTATTTATTCGAAGACACAAAGGATCTTGAAAAAGATTTTGTTATTGGAAATGGAGAAATCATATCCTATAGTTTGTTGTATGATAAAAGTTTGAAATTCGCCTCTTATTTAATTGATAAGGTTGGTACGAATCAAAATATTATTATAATCAGTCAAAATTCAATAAACTTGATTATCGCCTATTTGGGTATATTGAAGTCTGGTAACGTAATAGTACCACTCGACTATTCACTTGAACAAGAAAATTTTAATTTTATTTCATCCAGTATTAATTGTTCGCTGTTAATCTGCAGCAGCAAAGTAAGTAAAAATTTAGATTTAAATAATATTGATTATTTAATAGAAGATGAATTGATTAATCTGATTGCTGATCAAGAAATCCGGAAATTTCAGAATGATTTTGTTTCGGACAGATTGGCGGAAATAATTTTCACTTCTGGATCGACTGGAAAGCCCAAGGGAGTAATGTTATCCCATCAAAATATTATTTCAAATACAGATTCAATATTAAAATATCTGAGACTTAATAGAGATGATATAGTATTAGTCGTATTACCCTTTTATTACTGCTTCGGTCTGTCTTTACTGCATTCTCATTTAAAGGTTGGCGGTCAAATAGTATTAAATAATTCATTCATGTTTTTAAGTACAGTGATAAATGATCTGAAAGAATTCAATTGCACAAGTTTTTCTGGTGTTCCTAGCCATTATCAAATGTTGTTAAAAAAATCAAAAACCTTTAAGAATTGTTCTTTTCCATCTTTAAAATATGTTACTCAGGCAGGTGGGAAGCTACATGATAATTTTATTAGAGAATTTGTTGAGAATTTTACCGGTGTTAAATTTTTTGTCATGTATGGTCAAACTGAAGCAACGGCAAGATTATCATATTTAGAGCCAGAGTTGGTAATTAAGAAGATAGGTTCTATAGGAAGAGCGATCCCTGGAGTTACTTTGAAAGTTGTTGACAAAAACCTTCAGGAAGTAGAAAAAGGTGAGGTCGGTCAAATTATTGCTAAAGGAAAAAATATAATGAAGGGTTATTTTAAAGACCCACAGTCTACCGATTTAAGCTTAAGGGATGGCTGGCTGATAACTGGAGATTTGGCAAGAGTGGATGGAGAGGGTTTTATATATATAGTTGGAAGAGAAAAAGAAATTATTAAAGTTGGAGGTAAAAGAGTTAGCCCAAAGGAGATAGAATCCGTTATTATGAAAGTTTCTGGAGTAATAGACTGCTCGATAGAAGCTATTGATGATGATGTCTTGTCTGAAGGAATCAAAGCAGTTGTAGTTCGAGATAAGAACGTTAATGATCAAAATTTAAAAAGAGCAATTCTAAGAAGATGCAAAACCGAACTTTCGATATATAAAATACCAAAGGTTTTTGAGTTTACAGACGTATTGATTACAAAAGTATCAGGAAAAAAATAA
- the asnB gene encoding asparagine synthase (glutamine-hydrolyzing), whose translation MCGIVGFYGDFKGDKTHALRCMLTRIRHRGPDESGVFLSRKCSLGSVRLSIIDLESGTMPISNQNESLWIVFNGEIYNHNELREELVHIGYQFSTNSDTEVIVNLYQEYGPSFLNKLNGQFAIAIYDKVKKQLFLGRDRVGIRPLYYTRFKDSFIFASEIKAFLDIPDFNLSISPEAIKQYFTFWTALSPSTLFKEVSEVPPGCFMLISEDGNQIERYWKLTIPRQGEHTFKDLDEATSEFEKLFTSAVELRLRADVPVGAYLSGGIDSSITTSFIKKINPSNLNTFSIGFDEKEFDESSYQKIASDYFGTKHSSVICSSKEITDEFKEVVWHCESPILRTAPTPMKLLAKNVREHNMKVVITGEGADELLGGYNIFKETKIRRFWAKDPTSRIRPTLLSKLYPYLPQIKNSNSNVLKLFFGYKLNETESPIYSHLLRWNNTKRINNYLSEELKELLDGYDPIVDLMNQLAEDFEDFDYLSRAQWLEINLFMSGYLLSSQGDRMAMANSVEGRYPFLDHRIIEFCMQLSPDLKLNGLNEKFLLKKMMKGRIPNVILERSKQAYRAPIRSVFQFDNLSEYLKRMLSEEEIIKSKIFSIGHVTKLLDRMTNYQRISEIDNMALTGILSIQILNDLFINKSIPKLNEDDLLNLDKLIIES comes from the coding sequence ATGTGTGGTATTGTTGGTTTTTATGGAGATTTTAAAGGTGACAAGACTCATGCCTTAAGATGTATGTTGACTAGAATACGTCATAGAGGACCGGATGAAAGTGGGGTGTTCCTTTCAAGAAAATGCAGTTTAGGAAGTGTACGATTAAGTATTATAGACTTGGAGTCTGGTACAATGCCGATTTCAAATCAGAATGAGTCGTTGTGGATAGTTTTCAATGGGGAAATTTATAATCATAATGAGCTGAGAGAAGAGCTAGTTCATATCGGTTATCAATTTAGTACCAATTCTGATACTGAAGTTATTGTTAATCTTTATCAAGAATATGGTCCTTCTTTTTTAAATAAATTAAATGGGCAATTTGCTATCGCAATCTATGATAAGGTCAAAAAACAACTTTTTTTAGGAAGAGATAGGGTGGGTATTAGGCCTTTATATTACACGCGTTTTAAGGATTCATTTATATTTGCCAGTGAAATAAAGGCTTTCTTAGATATTCCTGATTTTAATTTGTCGATTTCTCCCGAAGCAATAAAACAATACTTTACTTTTTGGACTGCATTATCTCCTTCGACCCTTTTTAAAGAAGTGAGTGAAGTACCACCAGGTTGTTTTATGTTAATTAGTGAAGATGGGAATCAAATTGAGAGATACTGGAAATTAACTATTCCAAGACAAGGAGAACATACTTTTAAGGATTTGGATGAAGCTACATCGGAATTTGAAAAATTATTTACCAGTGCCGTTGAATTAAGACTCAGAGCGGACGTTCCCGTTGGGGCATATTTGAGCGGAGGTATTGATTCTAGTATAACAACTTCGTTTATAAAGAAAATCAATCCATCTAATCTTAATACATTTTCAATTGGGTTTGATGAAAAAGAATTTGATGAATCTTCTTATCAAAAAATAGCTTCTGATTACTTTGGCACAAAACATTCGAGTGTCATATGTAGCTCTAAAGAAATTACAGATGAATTTAAGGAGGTAGTTTGGCATTGTGAATCTCCAATATTGAGAACGGCCCCGACTCCCATGAAATTACTTGCGAAAAATGTGAGAGAACATAATATGAAAGTTGTAATTACTGGAGAAGGAGCAGATGAGCTTTTGGGGGGTTATAATATTTTCAAAGAAACAAAAATTAGAAGATTTTGGGCGAAAGATCCGACCTCAAGAATTCGACCAACTTTATTAAGTAAGTTATATCCTTATTTGCCCCAAATTAAAAATTCAAATAGCAATGTATTGAAATTATTTTTTGGTTATAAATTGAATGAAACCGAATCTCCAATATATTCGCATTTACTTCGTTGGAATAATACGAAAAGAATAAACAATTATTTGTCAGAGGAATTGAAAGAATTGCTAGATGGATATGACCCTATAGTGGATCTTATGAATCAATTGGCAGAGGATTTTGAGGATTTTGATTATTTGTCAAGAGCTCAATGGTTGGAAATAAATTTATTTATGTCAGGCTACTTATTATCATCTCAAGGAGACAGAATGGCCATGGCAAATTCGGTAGAAGGAAGATACCCATTTTTAGATCATCGGATAATTGAATTTTGTATGCAACTGTCCCCAGATCTCAAATTAAATGGTTTAAATGAAAAGTTTTTATTAAAAAAAATGATGAAGGGAAGGATTCCAAATGTAATTTTGGAAAGATCTAAGCAAGCATATCGAGCCCCGATAAGAAGTGTTTTTCAATTTGATAACTTATCAGAATATCTGAAACGCATGCTCTCTGAGGAAGAAATCATAAAATCGAAAATATTTAGCATAGGTCACGTCACTAAACTATTGGATAGGATGACAAATTATCAACGAATATCTGAAATTGATAATATGGCTCTTACAGGAATTCTTTCGATACAGATATTAAATGACCTTTTTATAAATAAATCAATTCCTAAATTGAATGAGGATGATTTGTTAAATCTAGATAAATTAATTATTGAATCTTAA